Proteins from a genomic interval of Streptomyces sp. Tu6071:
- a CDS encoding DUF4232 domain-containing protein, whose amino-acid sequence MRTTTGKTTKARRAGTTAAAFAAAALLLTACGGNDTGGTDAARKVDSQAGPLPGDQADPSASEEGGKDPSAPASPGGDASSTPSGKESTGGGGGSKTGGGTATSDPGSDAKPAASTQCHTSELSVRLGDNHPGAGQENFALVLTNTSSRTCTVYGYPGLAFVNDAGEQVTVDPERAPGTKERVSLTPGKSAWSPLTFSNPRATGVTTVTPAAIRLTPPDERDYLKAAWKGGPVSNTGKASVPRVGPFTAGTGE is encoded by the coding sequence ATGCGCACGACCACCGGGAAGACCACGAAGGCCCGCCGCGCGGGCACGACGGCCGCGGCGTTCGCCGCCGCGGCCCTGCTCCTCACCGCCTGCGGCGGCAACGACACGGGCGGCACGGACGCCGCGCGGAAGGTCGACAGCCAGGCGGGCCCGCTCCCCGGAGACCAGGCCGACCCCAGCGCGAGCGAGGAGGGCGGCAAGGACCCGAGCGCCCCCGCGAGCCCCGGCGGCGACGCGTCCTCCACGCCCAGCGGCAAGGAGAGCACGGGCGGTGGCGGCGGCTCGAAGACCGGCGGCGGCACGGCCACGAGCGACCCGGGCTCCGACGCGAAGCCCGCCGCGAGCACCCAGTGCCACACCTCGGAACTCTCCGTCCGTCTCGGCGACAACCACCCCGGCGCGGGTCAGGAGAACTTCGCGCTCGTCCTCACCAACACCTCGTCGCGCACCTGCACCGTCTACGGCTACCCGGGCCTCGCCTTCGTCAACGACGCGGGCGAGCAGGTCACCGTGGACCCGGAACGCGCCCCCGGCACCAAGGAACGCGTCTCCCTCACCCCCGGCAAGAGCGCCTGGTCCCCGCTCACCTTCAGCAACCCCCGCGCGACCGGCGTCACGACCGTCACCCCGGCCGCGATCCGCCTGACCCCGCCCGACGAGCGCGACTACCTCAAGGCAGCGTGGAAGGGCGGCCCGGTGAGCAACACGGGCAAGGCGAGCGTCCCGCGCGTGGGCCCGTTCACAGCCGGTACGGGGGAGTGA
- a CDS encoding serine/threonine-protein kinase — MPSPQRIGRYLVQRRLGSGAFAVVWLAQDERLQAPVAVKVLADNWAGRLDIRERFLSEARLLRQAGSGGVVQVYDIGELEDDRPYFVMEYADAGTVEDLLMAGPPPLAEALRLVAGAATGVAALHAAGIVHRDIKPSNVLLKSPGGPGPVRAGTERVLVADLGLAKNLAASSGLTVVAGSAGYMAPEQSDPPPGGIDARVDVYGLGALLYHLVTGTVPGQAGRVLDPAELRPDLPAPVRALALRALSPAPDDRPPNAADFARELEAVRAAVADGAGVADGTGVADGAGEREGKAVREPEDGAVRGGGGTPSPSPDPSPAPASPVPPTPVPATPTPVPAAQAPVQPDPAPAPPEPAPARRRLRPLLATLTVLALAAVGTTLALRASGGSGDDSSAGKRTTSRRIADATGALHLTVPAAWGREYADGGWDPAAIGLPAAKEPGLTVATKVSDWSDPDSGVDGVFAGAVDLGAKDAAPLTAAVEALRHNDCRSPKEEEWDEGEWKGVVRTWTGCAGHRLSEAALAPKDGGTRGAYVQIRCAEDGDACDGATRKVLNGLELAPAGKSTERP; from the coding sequence ATGCCCTCACCTCAGCGGATCGGCCGATACCTGGTGCAGCGCAGGCTCGGCTCCGGCGCCTTCGCCGTCGTCTGGCTCGCCCAGGACGAGCGCCTGCAAGCCCCCGTGGCCGTCAAGGTCCTCGCCGACAACTGGGCGGGCCGCCTCGACATCAGGGAACGCTTCCTGAGCGAGGCCCGCCTGCTCCGCCAGGCCGGTTCCGGGGGAGTCGTGCAGGTCTACGACATCGGCGAGCTGGAGGACGACCGGCCCTACTTCGTCATGGAGTACGCCGACGCGGGCACGGTCGAGGACCTCCTCATGGCCGGACCGCCCCCGCTCGCCGAGGCCCTCCGCCTCGTGGCGGGCGCCGCGACCGGCGTCGCGGCCCTGCACGCGGCGGGCATCGTGCACCGCGACATCAAGCCGTCGAACGTCCTGCTCAAGAGCCCCGGCGGCCCCGGCCCCGTCCGCGCGGGCACCGAACGTGTCCTCGTCGCCGACCTCGGCCTCGCCAAGAACCTCGCCGCCTCCTCGGGCCTCACCGTCGTCGCGGGCTCCGCCGGGTACATGGCCCCCGAGCAGTCCGACCCCCCGCCCGGCGGCATCGACGCGCGCGTCGACGTCTACGGCCTCGGCGCACTCCTCTACCACCTCGTCACCGGTACGGTCCCGGGCCAGGCGGGCCGCGTCCTGGACCCCGCGGAACTCCGCCCCGACCTCCCCGCCCCCGTCCGCGCCCTCGCCCTGCGCGCCCTCTCCCCGGCCCCCGACGACCGCCCGCCGAACGCGGCGGACTTCGCCCGCGAGCTGGAAGCGGTACGGGCGGCCGTCGCGGACGGGGCGGGCGTCGCGGACGGGACGGGCGTCGCGGACGGGGCGGGGGAGCGGGAGGGGAAGGCGGTACGGGAGCCGGAGGACGGCGCGGTCCGGGGAGGGGGCGGTACGCCGAGCCCCTCGCCGGACCCGTCCCCCGCACCGGCCAGCCCCGTACCGCCCACCCCCGTACCGGCCACCCCGACCCCCGTACCGGCCGCTCAGGCCCCCGTACAGCCCGACCCCGCCCCCGCCCCGCCGGAGCCCGCCCCCGCGCGCCGCCGCCTCCGTCCGCTCCTCGCCACGCTCACCGTCCTCGCCCTGGCCGCCGTCGGCACCACGCTCGCGCTGCGCGCGAGCGGCGGCAGTGGCGACGACTCCAGCGCGGGCAAGCGCACGACCAGCCGCCGCATCGCCGACGCCACCGGCGCCCTCCACCTCACCGTCCCCGCCGCCTGGGGGCGCGAGTACGCCGACGGCGGCTGGGACCCGGCCGCGATCGGCCTGCCCGCCGCGAAGGAGCCGGGCCTCACGGTCGCCACGAAGGTCTCGGACTGGTCCGACCCGGACAGCGGCGTCGACGGCGTCTTCGCGGGCGCCGTCGACCTCGGCGCGAAGGACGCCGCGCCCCTCACGGCCGCCGTCGAGGCCCTGCGCCACAACGACTGCCGGTCGCCGAAGGAGGAGGAATGGGACGAGGGCGAGTGGAAAGGAGTGGTACGCACGTGGACGGGCTGCGCGGGCCACCGCCTCTCCGAGGCCGCCCTGGCCCCGAAGGACGGAGGCACGCGCGGCGCGTACGTGCAGATCCGCTGCGCGGAGGACGGGGACGCCTGCGACGGAGCGACGAGGAAGGTACTGAACGGGCTGGAACTGGCCCCCGCGGGAAAAAGCACCGAACGGCCGTGA
- a CDS encoding RNA polymerase sigma factor: protein MSEAGQGAYGYREVPDTEALAAAAADGDAAALDALLRAVEPEVVRRCGRFLLYREDAEEAAQDVLLQVARNIGRFEGRSKFSTWLYTIVANCARQKYRELKRRAAEQPLPAEEHQRPDPRTTSVIAGSRLDLLEALDRLERDSPHLVAPLVYRDICEMDYTEISERTGIPLGTVKSRLHHARRQVRPWLVVGDAPAPVRGDTGKR, encoded by the coding sequence ATGAGTGAGGCTGGGCAGGGCGCGTACGGGTACCGGGAGGTGCCCGACACCGAGGCGCTCGCCGCGGCGGCGGCCGACGGGGACGCGGCGGCGCTGGACGCGCTGCTGCGGGCGGTGGAGCCCGAAGTGGTGCGGCGTTGCGGGCGGTTCCTGCTCTACCGCGAGGACGCGGAGGAGGCGGCGCAGGACGTGCTGCTCCAAGTGGCGCGGAACATCGGGCGCTTCGAGGGGCGCAGCAAGTTCAGTACGTGGCTGTACACGATCGTGGCGAACTGCGCGCGGCAGAAGTACCGCGAGCTGAAGCGGCGGGCCGCCGAGCAGCCGCTGCCCGCCGAGGAGCACCAGCGGCCCGACCCGCGCACGACGAGCGTGATCGCGGGCTCGCGGCTCGACCTCCTCGAAGCGCTCGACCGGCTCGAACGCGACAGTCCGCACCTCGTCGCGCCGCTGGTCTACCGGGACATCTGCGAGATGGACTACACGGAGATCTCGGAGCGCACGGGGATTCCGCTGGGGACGGTGAAGTCGCGGCTGCACCACGCGCGGCGGCAGGTGCGGCCCTGGCTCGTGGTGGGGGACGCGCCCGCGCCGGTACGGGGAGACACGGGGAAGCGGTGA
- a CDS encoding MarR family winged helix-turn-helix transcriptional regulator — MPTPAPLPAPTPPPDDAPLNTVDALVQLSFLVQGVLSATGAAHELSVVQLRLLGVLRDRRAGMLALGRHLGLDKSSMTGLVGRAEKRGLVRRSPSPHDGRAVLVGLTEEGRRLAEEGAEEIARRLTEATAHLGTEGRAELTRLVGTVLRGVGG, encoded by the coding sequence GTGCCCACCCCCGCACCGCTCCCCGCACCGACCCCGCCCCCGGACGACGCCCCGCTGAACACGGTCGACGCGCTCGTGCAGCTGTCCTTCCTGGTCCAAGGCGTCCTGTCGGCGACCGGCGCCGCGCACGAGCTCTCGGTCGTGCAGCTCCGCCTCTTGGGCGTCCTGCGCGACCGGCGGGCGGGGATGCTCGCACTCGGCCGTCACCTGGGCCTGGACAAGTCCTCGATGACGGGCCTCGTCGGCCGCGCCGAGAAACGCGGCCTGGTCCGCCGCTCCCCGTCCCCGCACGACGGGCGCGCGGTCCTGGTCGGCCTGACCGAGGAGGGGCGGCGCCTCGCGGAGGAGGGGGCCGAGGAGATCGCGCGGCGGCTCACGGAGGCGACGGCCCACCTCGGGACGGAAGGGCGGGCGGAGCTGACCCGGCTCGTGGGGACGGTGCTCCGGGGCGTGGGGGGCTGA